One segment of Cutaneotrichosporon cavernicola HIS019 DNA, chromosome: 4 DNA contains the following:
- a CDS encoding uncharacterized protein (Glycosyl Hydrolase Family 88), with the protein MDTLQSLPTSFPELYAVSDSIKVVEVANKYNPPDGTPITRIPEYTIPGEGGAYHCSKVETAWTQGFFPGLLWLMLERRRLLPASVDSSYSEDDIAHLARRYQESFRHKANPAINHDQGFRFQLSFGRDMDLTKSDESAVLIDAADSLVDRYSDKIGCIRSWDKMVRVGEPDVWRLDNQDEHYLVIIDNMMNLDLMYLATELTGDPKYAAIATRQAEMMQAAHVRPDGTTYHVVDFTDGSAHKGYTCQGYEDESCWSRGQAWGIYGFAQCALRTGRKDFLDTSRLLTDKFLDLLPESGVPWWDFDAPKPCPYDSSAATIAAAGMLILFRLLRSADPTAAEQYLARAFKLVRDTLRECKTAAASLTDGKVNWGTGEWETILQHSTINGNRFSARTMMDHGLVYADYYLAEFANEALKLRPRPN; encoded by the exons ATGGACACTCTCCAGAGcctccccacctccttccccgAGCTATACGCGGTGAGCGACAGcatcaaggtcgtcgaggtcgccaacAAGTACAACCCGCCTGAT GGAACACCCATCACCCGTATTCCCGAGTACACCATTCCTGGGGAGGGTGGCGCGTACCACTGCTCAAAGG TCGAGACAGCTTGGACGCAGGGCTTCTTCCCCGGCCTACTGTGGCTCATGCTGgaacgccgccgcctccttccaGCTTCAGTTGACAGCTCCTATTCCGAGGATGACATTGCGCACCTCGCCCGTAGGTATCAAGAGAGTTTTCGTCACAAGGCGAACCCAGCGATCAACCACGACCAGGGGTTCCGGTTCCAACTCAGTTTTGGACG GGACATGGACCTGACCAAGAGCGATGAATCGGCGGTCCTCATCGATGCAGCTGACTCGCTTGTGGACCGCTATTCTGATAAGATCGGCTGTATCCGCTCCTGGGACAAGATggtgcgcgtcggcgagccCGATGTCTGGCGCCTGGACAACCAGGATGAGCACTACCTCGTGATTATCGACAACATGATGAACCTTGACCTCATGTACCTGGCCACCGAACTCACGGGTGACCCGAAATATGCTGCTATAGCAACGCGCCAGGCGGAAATGATGCAGGCCGCACATGTGCGGCCGGACGGGACGACGTaccacgtcgtcgacttCACCGATGGCAGCGCTCACAAGGGCTACACCTGTCAGGGgtacgaggacgagtcgTGCTGGTCCCGCGGGCAGGCATGGGGCATCTACGGCTTTGCTCAGTGCG CTCTGCGGACAGGACGCAAGGACTTTCTCGACACGTCCCGTTTGCTCACGGACAAGTTCCTCGATCTTCTCCCCGAGTCTGGCGTACCGTGGTG GGACTTTGACGCACCCAAGCCGTGCCCGTATGACTCGTCTGCAGCGACGATTGCTGCAGCCGGCATGCTCATACTCTTCCGCCTTCTAAGGTCGGCAGACCCCACGGCCGCAGAGCAGtacctcgcgcgcgccttcAAACTGGTACGCGACACGCTGCGCGAGTGCAAGACCGCTGCTGCGTCCCTCACCGACGGTAAGGTCAACTGGGGAACTGGAGAATGGGAGACCATTCTCCAGCACTCGACAATAAACGGGAACCGCTTCTCGGCCCGCACGATGATGGACCACGGACTGGTGT acgCCGACTACTATCTTGCCGAGTTTGCTaacgaggcgctcaagctgcgtcctcggccgaACTAG
- a CDS encoding uncharacterized protein (Sugar (and other) transporter), producing MDGRPSTDHPDSKSLHDNHDEERVHGYSIRAQLEGWHANRGSKSIARAMIPPWCPEKDQPTELNPFKFLRQLTWLNWAMFFCGWWAWTCDGFDYFAVSVTLTEMGKEFGKTDAQMSFAITLTLLFRSLGALIFGVLADRFGRKWTLVANMLIIAVFQLGSGFVTNYQQFLGVRAIFGIAMGGVWGQAAATSLENVPAASRGFFSGVVQQGYTIGYLLAAVINMTVGSYSRPGWRSLYFIGAGFSVASALFRMCLPESAQFIRARQQQQDSGVQLSGRDAARHFFREVGHMLRSNWIRCIWAICIMTGMNFFSHGSQDLYPTYLTKTKGLSKHNESVAVIISNCGAIVGGLFGGYISQIIGRRWTIIGLCLWTACWIPLWIIPKSFGGLAAGGFFVQSGVQGAWGVIPIYLSEVSPPAFRASFAGLAYQLGNMASSAAAQIEADAGQTLRTVINGQNLPDYATIFGILLGVIIGWLIIWTFLGPDADGALFEEAKVATQAGAGDTVAGESTLRRPSVAAREFNDKSTREHVERTEIV from the exons ATGGACGGTAGGCCCAGCACCGACCACCCCGACTCGAAATCGTTACATGACAAccatgacgaggagcgtgtCCACGGGTACAGCATCCgtgcccagctcgagggcTGGCACGCCAACCGCGGGTCCAAGTCTATTGCCCGTGCAATGATTCCTCCCTGGTGTCCCGAGAAGGACCAGCCGACCGAGCTCAACCCCTTCAAGTTCCTGCGCCAGCTCACCTGGCTCAACTGGGCCATGTTCT TTTGCGGATGGTGGGCCTGGACGTGTGACGGGTTCGATTACTTTGCTGTGTCGGTCACGTTGACCGAGATGGGTAAAGAGTTTGGCAAGACGGACGCGCAGATGAGTTTCGCCATTACGCTCACTCTTCTTTTCCGTTCGCTTGGCGCTTTGATCTTTGGTGTCCTTGCCGACCGCTTCGGACGCAAGTGGACACTCGTGGCCAACATGCTCATCATCGCCGTGTTCCAACTCGGCTCGGGCTTTGTGACGAATTATCAACAATTCCTCGGAGTTCGCGCCATCTTCGGTATTGCCATGGGCGGAGTTTGGGGCCAGGCAGCCGCCACATCTCTCGAAAACGTCCCCGCCGCCTCTCGTGGTTTCTTCTCTGGCGTCGTCCAACAGGGTTATACAATCGGATACCTTTTAGCCGCGGTCATCAACATGACTGTTGGATCCTACAGCCGGCCGGGGTGGCGTTCTCTCTACTTTATCGGCGCGGGCTTCTCGGTCGCCTCGGCTCTTTTCAGGATGTGTCTTCCCGAGTCGGCCCAATTCATTCGCGCACGTCAACAGCAACAAGACTCAGGAGTCCAGCTCAGTGGCCGTGACGCCGCCCGCCACTTCTTCCGTGAAGTCGGTCACATGCTGCGCTCCAACTGGATCCGTTGCATTTGGGCTATCTGC ATCATGACTGGAATGAACTTTTTCTCGCACGGTTCCCAGGATCTCTACCCCACCTACCTCACCAAGACTAAGGGCCTCAGCAAACATAATGAGAGTGTGGCAGTTATCATCTCAAACTGTGGCGCTATTGTTGGCGGCTTATTTGGCGGATACATCTCGCAGATCATCGGCCGTCGCTGGACAATCATCGGCCTGTGTCTCTGGACAGCCTGTTGGATCCCCCTCTGGATCATTCCCAAGAGCTTTGGTGGTCTCGCTGCCGGCGGTTTCTTCGTCCAGTCCGGCGTCCAGGGCGCTTGGGGTGTCATT CCCATCTACCTGTCGGAAGTATCGCCGCCGGCCTTCCGTGCATCCTTCGCTGGTCTCGCTTACCAGCTCGGTAACATGGCGTCTTCGGCGGCAGCCCAGATCGAGGCGGATGCCGGCCAGACCCTCCGCACCGTCATCAACGGCCAGAACCTCCCGGACTACGCTACCATCTTTGGgatcctcctcggcgtcattATTGGTTGGCTCATCATCTGGACCTTCCTCGGTCCAGACGCTGACGGAGCCCTgttcgaggaggccaaggtcgcgaCCCAGGCTGGCGCTGGTGACACCGTTGCGGGCGAGAGCACACTCCGCCGTCCGAGTGTTGCCGCCCGCGAGTTCAACGACAAGTCTACGCGGGAGCACGTTGAGCGCACGGAGATTGTCTAG
- a CDS encoding uncharacterized protein (Alpha/beta hydrolase family), with product MPDRAPTPIPALAHPGASFLTNTQPVTLPDGRVLQTYTAGSGGDVIVLESGMGAGAAYWGLVVDELVSHPVRVVGYDRAGYGGSTPANDTRRVQDLANDLVHLLSTLDMDRLVLVGHSWGGPILRVATAQLPPDIKRKLAGLLLVDPSDELCRFYYSYTTIWFFWASSYLIYAAYYLGLMPRIGRAVLDPLPEPYMSAALAASLPHAQAWEVMDITTNLRTCEKADITGTRLTLISAGGDEIGQARRDELCAAHRRRVQIVKGRYILAEKSSHNVNIDEPGLVAREAMTLLGNEWRAD from the coding sequence ATGCCAGACCGCGCACCGACCCCAATCCCGGCGCTGGCGCATCCCGGCGCATCGTTCCTCACAAACACACAGCCCGTGACGCTTCCGGACGGACGGGTCTTGCAGACCTATACTGCCGGGAGCGGGGGCGACGTGATCGTCCTCGAGTCGGGAAtgggcgcaggcgcagcaTACTGGGGTTTagtggtcgacgagctggtgtcTCATCCTGTGCGAGTGGTTGGCTACGACCGGGCGGGATATGGCGGTTCGACGCCGGCGAACGACACTCGGCGCGTCCAAGATCTGGccaacgacctcgtccacctcctctccaccctcgacatggaccgcctcgtcctggTCGGACATAGTTGGGGCGGCCCGATCCTACGCGTTGCCACCGCCCAACTCCCTCCCGACATTAAGAGAAAACTCGctggcctcctcctcgtcgacccaTCAGACGAACTGTGCCGTTTCTACTATTCCTACACGACCATCTGGTTCTTCTGGGCCAGCTCATACCTCATCTACGCGGCTTATTACCTCGGATTGATGCCTAGGATCGGACGCGCAGTCCTCGATCCACTCCCGGAACCATATATGTCCGCAGCGTTGGCTGCATCGCTGCCGCACGCGCAGGCATGGGAGGTCATGGATATCACGACCAACTTGCGCACGTGTGAGAAGGCAGATATCACCGGAACCAGACTTACACTCATCTCAGCCGGTGGCGATGAGATAGGACAAGCGAGACGAGACGAACTCTGCGCCGCACACCGCAGACGCGTACAGATCGTCAAGGGCCGTTACATTTTGGCCGAGAAGAGCTCACACAACGTCAACATTGATGAGCCGGGTCTCGTGGCGCGTGAGGCCATGACATTGCTTGGAAACGAGTGGCGTGCCGACTAG